From Armatimonadota bacterium:
TAAATTGTCTCTTGCCGCACCCGAGCTTCTTTGCCCAAACTCTTCAGCACCATCGTCGAAATGACTTGACGCTGACCGTTTTCGAGCGACCTCAACGTATATTCCGCCGTGCCGATCTGTGAATCGGAGAGCAAGACGTTGTAGGCGAACTTGCGCTCTACCGCGGGCGAGGTCTGCATCATGATGGCGACGAGTAAAGGCGTGATTGGCATGGCGAGTTAGGCAAATTCCTTGATAAGTCGTTCGGCGGCGAGAATTCCAGTTTCAAAGGCGAGTTCGACACGTGCCCCCATGATTCCATCTCCCGCCACGATCATTCGGCTGTTGAGTGGGTTGGCAGAATCGAAGGTGGCCGTCGTTTCGGCCTGTGCGAATCTCCACCGCTTCACTTGTGAGACGACTGGCGCGGCAAACGGTTTTCCATAAACGCGCTCGATGGCAGAGATCGCTTCTCGGGTGATTTCGTGATCGCTATCTTCGAAGTGGGTGCTGCTGTATTGCGCGCCGAACTGGACGACAAACGCCGTGTGCCCTTCTGGAGCACGACCGGCGCACTTAGCTGATTCGACGCTGATCCAGACAACGCTACTTCGCTGATCGGAATCGACTAGGGCGTGATATTTGAGCTCTGGCAGTTCTTCGGCATAGCCGAGCATCACGCAAAGACAGGTTCGGTAGCGAACGTTGCGCAGATGCCTTTGCTCCTTTGAGTTGAGCAGAAGTGCTTGCACTTGCGGTATTGGGCATGTGAGCACGAGAGCATCATAGGATTCTCCGTCGACAACGTATCCATTGTCGGCCACGATTTGCTTCACTTCGGTGCTTGTGCGAACATCCAGGCCGTCCGCCATGAGCTTGGCGAAATCGGCAATTCCCGCACTATATATATAGCGATCGATTTTCATCTTCGCCGGATCGCCTGGCGAAGTGCGTCCATAGGCGACTGTCCACACTGGCCGCTCAATTTTTTGAAGGCCGTCTTGAGGAAGAAGATTGAAAAGATATTTCTCGATCGTTCGCCCTCGCGGTGCAATGCTGGTCGCTCCAAAATCGAAAATGTAGTCCCCAAGGGTTCGCGTCGCCACTCGACCGCCGACTGATTTGGACTTTTCGAGGACAACTGGAGTGTGTCCTGCCTCAGCAAGTCGTCTCGCTGCCGCAAGGCCCGCGACTCCTGCTCCGACGATTGCGATCCTACTCATACAGCGTTTTGCCCCGAAATCAGGTGCATTTTTGGCCCATTTCAAGGCCCTTGCACCATCAAATTGGTTTTACCTTGAATTGTACGGGGGCCATTTGAGCGTTCTGCGGATGCGCGAGGAGCAAAATCAACCTGGTAAAGGTACGGTATTTGGGACCTCGATATGGGCCAAATTGAACAATTTTGAACCTGAGTGCAATTGTTGTAGTCAAAAAGTGCGAAAGGACTTTTGAAAACCCTTGTCGGTTGGCATGGTCCCTGCTATAATGGGACTTGATGTAGGAGATCGGCTGTAGGCCACGGGCTGAAAGCTGTGAAGCCTTCTCAGTCCTAATCCTTATCTTAGAGGTAGAGGTGGTAAATATGAACATTCGAAATATCGCTCTCGTTGCTGGCATCGTTATGGTCGGTGCAGCCAACGCTCAATCGTTCGAGCTGAAAGCCGGTGCAGGCGCGACGCTCTCTGGCACAACTTTCACAGTCGGC
This genomic window contains:
- a CDS encoding FAD-dependent oxidoreductase; its protein translation is MSRIAIVGAGVAGLAAARRLAEAGHTPVVLEKSKSVGGRVATRTLGDYIFDFGATSIAPRGRTIEKYLFNLLPQDGLQKIERPVWTVAYGRTSPGDPAKMKIDRYIYSAGIADFAKLMADGLDVRTSTEVKQIVADNGYVVDGESYDALVLTCPIPQVQALLLNSKEQRHLRNVRYRTCLCVMLGYAEELPELKYHALVDSDQRSSVVWISVESAKCAGRAPEGHTAFVVQFGAQYSSTHFEDSDHEITREAISAIERVYGKPFAAPVVSQVKRWRFAQAETTATFDSANPLNSRMIVAGDGIMGARVELAFETGILAAERLIKEFA